In one Lycium barbarum isolate Lr01 chromosome 7, ASM1917538v2, whole genome shotgun sequence genomic region, the following are encoded:
- the LOC132603572 gene encoding LEAF RUST 10 DISEASE-RESISTANCE LOCUS RECEPTOR-LIKE PROTEIN KINASE-like 2.1, with product MCPSQLFFSFFLVSLLLLLFSIFINSSRADDTSFANCPSSTCKNGLEISYPFWRLDSHNPPSSQYCGYPGFGIFCSEKDRILHISEDSFYVKEINYSNHSLTLVDIDALDSRVCPRVHHNLTIDDDLPLVYSELDMNLTFCYNCTGSLPDPTRTLDCLNSGGNKSYLYVEDHEPKDLNWYRTCEKKVVVPVTKGGWTGELGAAMDEGFVLHWENATECGKCEASDGRCGYDNLTQESLCFYKDGTVKFHNRYNNKGRNVIGLKKVAIALSAVGAAIVITCCLMCCFRFRKTNKTSKKEDQIVDAFLRQYGSLSPTAYSYSDIKNMTNSFKEKLGEGGYREVYKGNLRGHPVAVKILKDTKGNGEEFINEVASISRTSHVNIVNLLGFCLSRPVKALIYEFMSNESLDKHIYNEVSNMKWEMLYKIALGIARGLEYLHRGCNSRILHFDIKPHNILLDEDFCPKISDLGLAKLYTRKESMMSALEARGTIGYIAPEVFCRNFGGVSHKSDVYSYGMMVLEMVGGRKNYSAERSHNSEIYFPRWAYQRILLDENLNIRDMMTNEEEEIAKKMILVGLWCIQTDPTQRPDTGKVIEMLESSLEAFQIPPKPFICSPSRSEGSALNTLERPAKPFLFSTLSSTLESAASTIV from the exons ATGTGTCCAAGTCAATTATTCTTCAGCTTCTTCTTGGTCTCtctccttcttcttttgttcTCCATCTTCATCAACTCCAGTAGAGCTGATGATACGTCCTTTGCAAATTGCCCTTCGTCTACCTGCAAAAATGGACTTGAAATTTCATATCCTTTTTGGAGGCTTGATAGCCACAACCCCCCCTCTTCACAATACTGTGGCTATCCAGGATTTGGAATCTTCTGTTCTGAAAAGGATCGAATTCTGCACATTTCCGAGGATTCTTTCTATGTTAAGGAGATTAATTACAGTAACCACTCCCTTACCCTGGTGGATATTGATGCTCTTGATAGCAGAGTATGCCCCAGGGTACATCATAATCTTACTATAGATGACGACTTGCCATTGGTATATTCGGAGCTTGATATGAATCTTACTTTCTGTTATAACTGTACCGGTTCTCTTCCAGATCCTACTCGTACGTTAGATTGCTTAAATTCAGGTGGAAACAAGTCATATTTATATGTTGAGGATCATGAGCCGAAAGATTTGAATTGGTATCGAACATGTGAGAAGAAAGTGGTGGTGCCTGTGACGAAGGGTGGGTGGACTGGAGAACTTGGTGCGGCGATGGATGAGGGGTTCGTATTACATTGGGAGAATGCGACGGAGTGCGGAAAGTGTGAGGCCTCAGACGGGCGTTGTGGTTACGACAATTTAACCCAAGAGTCCTTGTGCTTCTACAAAGATGGCACCGTAAAGTTTCATAACCGCTACAACAACAAAG GAAGAAACGTGATCGGACTGAAGAAGGTTGCAATAG CATTATCTGCGGTTGGAGCTGCAATAGTGATAACCTGCTGCCTGATGTGTTGCTTCCGATTTAGGAAAACAAATAAAACGTCAAAAAAAGAAGATCAGATTGTTGATGCCTTCCTAAGGCAGTATGGATCCCTATCCCCAACGGCATATAGCTATTCAGACATTAAGAACATGACAAATTCCTTTAAAGAGAAACTTGGAGAAGGGGGTTACAGAGAGGTCTACAAAGGTAATCTCAGAGGTCACCCTGTTGCGGTGAAAATCTTAAAAGATACCAAGGGGAATGGAGAAGAGTTCATTAACGAAGTTGCAAGCATCAGTCGAACTTCTCATGTCAACATTGTTAATCTGTTGGGATTTTGTTTGAGTCGTCCAGTGAAAGCTCTTATTTATGAATTCATGTCAAATGAATCTCTtgataaacatatatacaacGAAGTATCAAACATGAAATGGGAAATGTTGTACAAAATTGCACTCGGGATAGCTCGAGGATTAGAATATTTGCATAGAGGATGCAACTCCCGAATTTTGCATTTTGACATAAAACCTCATAATATTCTTCTGGACGAGGACTTTTGTCCAAAGATATCTGATTTAGGTTTAGCAAAACTATATACTCGAAAAGAGAGCATGATGTCCGCACTAGAAGCCCGAGGAACCATTGGTTACATAGCTCCAGAGGTCTTCTGTAGAAATTTTGGAGGAGTTTCACACAAATCTGATGTTTATAGCTATGGAATGATGGTTCTCGAAATGGTTGGAGGAAGAAAGAACTACAGTGCTGAAAGAAGCCATAACAGTGAAATATATTTCCCTCGTTGGGCTTATCAACGAATTTTGCTAGATGAAAACCTAAATATAAGAGATATGATGACcaatgaagaagaagagattGCAAAGAAAATGATATTAGTTGGTTTGTGGTGCATCCAAACAGATCCCACGCAAAGGCCGGACACTGGTAAGGTAATTGAAATGTTAGAAAGTAGCTTGGAGGCCTTCCAAATCCCACCAAAACCTTTCATATGTTCTCCATCACGATCAGAAGGATCGGCATTGAACACTTTGGAGCGACCTGCAAAGCCATTTTTATTTTCTACTTTGAGTTCGACGCTCGAGTCTGCAGCCTCAACAATTGTATAA